The Neoarius graeffei isolate fNeoGra1 chromosome 12, fNeoGra1.pri, whole genome shotgun sequence genome window below encodes:
- the ccdc92bb gene encoding LOW QUALITY PROTEIN: coiled-coil domain-containing 92B (The sequence of the model RefSeq protein was modified relative to this genomic sequence to represent the inferred CDS: deleted 1 base in 1 codon): MSTAPQSPPHVTLMPETLVVESSQPNISSNMLDAGQHGREQMNLPCPCLGDGGESRPASFIRLIDTCCVSMDTSTLAQQADSIERNITFLQKEHQVLLTGLRLEIRHLKKRCNDLSCELSKRPPARNRDDIAAEQEVLQARILQSEHHLAEQECSQGELKAKLRHKGEQASALQVRLRDEERRFLEELKRRSHKITALSRDLRKQTDIAAQLTFQLHSARFRLYHQAEEEDKEEEGERGEKGPGCLSSSPQVSTARAEARHRGHCSARLRRSERVRECVPQERILGPEKPCPMPDPALFLYPFTQRLLPLHISLGGHYGEADSQRRMGRLRTQAVREDTGPETTDL; this comes from the exons ATGTCGACTGCACCCCAGAGTCCTCCTCATGTGACATTAATGCCTGAGACTCTTGTGGTTGAGTCCTCACAGCCCAATATCAGCTCCAATAT GTTGGATGCTGGACAGCATGGCAGAGAGCAAATGAACCTTCCCTGCCCATGC CTCGGTGATGGAGGAGAGAGCCGTCCTGCGTCTTTCATCCGCCTGATC GACACATGTTGTGTGTCCATGGATACCAGCACCCTCGCCCAACAGGCAGACAGCATCGAGCGGAACATCACGTTCTTGCAAAAGGAGCATCAGGTCCTCCTGACTGGCCTGCGCCTGGAGATCCGTCACCTGAAGAAGAGATGTAATG ATCTGAGTTGTGAACTGAGCAAAAGGCCTCCTGCGAGAAACAGAGATG ACATAGCAGCCGAGCAGGAGGTTCTTCAGGCTCGCATACTGCAGTCAGAACATCACCTTGCTGAACAGGAGTGCTCACAGGGGGAGCTAAAAGCCAAGCTTCGGCACAAGGGGGAGCAAGCGAGTGCGCTGCAGGTACGACTGCGTGATGAGGAGCGGCGCTTTTTGGAGGAGCTGAAACGGCGCAGTCATAAGATCACAGCGCTCAGCCGTGATCTCCGCAAGCAGACCGACATCGCAGCCCAGCTCACTTTCCAACTCCATTCAGCACGCTTCCGTCTCTACCatcaagcagaagaagaagacaagGAGGAGGAAGGTGAAAGAGGTGAGAAG GGTCCAGGCTGTTTGTCAAGCTCTCCGCAGGTCTCAACAGCCAGAGCAGAAGCCAGACATCGTGGCCACTGTTCAGCAAGATTGCGAAGGTCAGAACGAGTGAGGGAATGTGTGCCACAGGAACGCATACTGGGGCCAGAGAAGCCCTGCCCCATGCCTGACCCCGCCCTCTTCCTTTATCCCTTCACACAAAGGCTCCTCCCTCTTCACATATCACTGGGAGGGCACTATGGGGAGGCGGATTCACAAAGGCGGATGGGTCGACTACGGACCCAAGCAGTGAGAGAGGATACTGGACCAGAGACGACAGATTTATAG